A genomic segment from Lignipirellula cremea encodes:
- a CDS encoding alpha-amylase family protein → MVGQGSPNKALTPDWLREFVRLAVRFCALASAFVLLSGTLAAETIDLRLRIAWGGGTNRQWRGEIRLSEGRLSAVSPLGMEADEPGSMQIEAGVVRIQQRSPRIYDGLDLQIDADRAAQLTLELTPVDNPQQVQRTTLTLEQLIENTHSEAVDDQGNRLLIRRTPGDRLRLSFHRDSLVFDPGETFGLSAVPHLIQAPAGASLQCVMRLTADKDGTEAWSEVFNVQSNDLGQAPAIGPAAIAIPETEGVYTLDVEIGPQPSRLPTFLRKPAPLAQRKLQLVVISPKPRSVDPTAFTPQFEINPAQTGWWDRFLKISPWTLLPGFGQGPLGNGATSTATFGELKLTALEPQGWQAYPLPVSRTGKPHILVVEAPADRVQNLGISIVEPNAVGVVGPIGLDSGVFTPPSPLNGSDMVTHRIVFWPRTSQPLVLLTNRGEGAAWFGKLRLLSGGDSLPLSPAAEASNQRLLSAYYEKPLFPEAMSVTESIDPWTNRPLDDWNGFYEGAIRLVQHLKYAGYNSAVIPVVCEGSSLYPSRLLQPTPKYDSGVFYVTAQDPIRKDVLEMLLRIFDREGLLLVPSVQFASPLPELEILRRREAMGGMELIGVEGRPYLAVHGAKEGLAPYYNPLDPRVQKAMVEVIDELAERCAKHPSFAGLSLSIGPNSYAQLPGKEWGYDDETVARFENTLGVVVPGEGEKRFLTRANHLLGPKREIWLRWRAGQIAALHERFARSLTARQPTARLLLTGGELLSSRAIVDELHPQLPETSTIADAMLNVGIAAELYSEKELATLVRPQNLSAESSLLASAVDLQLRNDADVDRYFASSGHSATIFFHQRQPLQLPSFDAVSPFGADRTHTWLLTHAAPAGKFNRQRFVHALAAADCRTMLDGGWMPLQGQEAATAEIFHLYRKLPDRPFETVVSKTHRSQSVVVRYLHDGGQTYLYLVNDSPWPATVEIHLNAPIGCELLPLTPRQLPPLEGSGESLVWRVSLDPYDLAGTRLDLPNVKILDYTFRSADNEPIAAELMRQVDGLKSRISGLANSEPMKNLVNPGFEDAPVDEAPPGWVFPTTPGVTFQTDSQEHHQGKHSLRISSNGPVAWMRSSPLPAPTTGRLSAWVWLRISDPNVQPPLRLAIEGRLNGKVYYRFASVGAGERSPALSNDWQPYVFHIDDLPSENLSDLRIGFDLMGPGEVWIDDIQLFDLWFYENERDELAKNIAVADFHLSRGNIADCQRILEGYWPQFLTKFVPLRPAMTASRPVKETEKTPVGRPPGSTPPEETPQDPPAEAPTFFNRMKSYLPSRLRPF, encoded by the coding sequence ATGGTCGGACAAGGAAGTCCGAACAAAGCCCTGACCCCCGACTGGCTCCGCGAATTCGTGCGACTGGCGGTGCGTTTCTGCGCACTGGCGTCGGCGTTTGTGCTGCTTTCCGGGACGTTGGCGGCCGAGACGATCGATCTGCGGCTGCGCATTGCGTGGGGCGGCGGGACGAATCGCCAATGGCGTGGAGAGATCCGCCTGAGCGAAGGCCGTTTGTCGGCCGTCTCTCCCCTGGGCATGGAAGCGGACGAACCAGGCTCCATGCAGATCGAAGCCGGCGTCGTCAGAATCCAGCAGCGCAGCCCGCGTATTTACGACGGACTTGACCTGCAGATTGATGCCGATAGGGCGGCCCAGCTGACCCTGGAGCTCACGCCCGTTGATAACCCGCAACAGGTGCAGCGCACCACGCTGACGCTGGAACAACTGATCGAGAACACCCACAGCGAGGCGGTCGACGACCAGGGAAACCGCCTGCTCATTCGTCGCACGCCGGGCGACCGCTTGCGGCTGAGCTTTCATCGGGACTCCCTGGTATTTGACCCGGGAGAAACATTCGGCCTGTCGGCCGTTCCCCATTTGATCCAAGCGCCAGCCGGCGCTTCGCTGCAGTGCGTCATGCGATTGACGGCCGACAAGGACGGCACGGAAGCCTGGTCCGAGGTCTTCAATGTGCAGTCCAACGACCTGGGTCAAGCGCCGGCGATTGGTCCCGCGGCAATCGCCATTCCGGAGACCGAGGGCGTCTATACGCTGGACGTCGAGATCGGCCCGCAGCCCAGCCGGCTGCCGACCTTCCTGCGCAAACCGGCGCCGCTGGCGCAGCGGAAGCTGCAGCTGGTGGTGATATCGCCCAAGCCGCGCAGCGTCGATCCCACGGCCTTCACTCCTCAGTTTGAAATCAACCCCGCCCAGACAGGCTGGTGGGATCGCTTTCTCAAGATTTCCCCCTGGACCCTGCTGCCCGGCTTTGGCCAGGGACCGCTGGGGAACGGAGCGACTTCCACCGCCACGTTTGGCGAACTGAAATTGACCGCCCTTGAACCCCAGGGATGGCAGGCGTATCCCCTGCCGGTCAGCCGCACCGGCAAGCCGCATATCCTGGTCGTCGAGGCGCCGGCGGACCGTGTACAAAACCTGGGGATCAGCATCGTCGAACCCAACGCCGTGGGGGTGGTCGGCCCGATCGGGCTGGATTCCGGCGTCTTTACGCCGCCGTCGCCGTTAAACGGCTCTGACATGGTGACCCATCGGATTGTGTTCTGGCCGCGGACCTCTCAGCCGCTCGTCCTGCTGACGAACCGTGGCGAGGGCGCTGCCTGGTTCGGTAAACTGCGACTGCTGTCTGGCGGCGATTCGTTACCCCTGTCGCCTGCGGCCGAAGCTTCCAACCAGCGGCTGCTTTCCGCCTATTACGAAAAACCGCTGTTCCCCGAAGCCATGTCGGTGACGGAGTCGATCGACCCGTGGACCAATCGCCCTCTGGATGACTGGAACGGCTTCTACGAAGGCGCCATCCGGCTCGTCCAGCACCTGAAGTACGCGGGCTATAACTCCGCCGTGATCCCGGTCGTTTGCGAAGGCAGCTCGCTGTATCCCAGTCGCCTGCTGCAGCCGACCCCCAAATATGACTCGGGCGTCTTTTATGTCACCGCCCAGGATCCGATCCGTAAAGACGTGCTGGAAATGCTGCTGCGGATCTTTGATCGCGAGGGCCTGCTGCTGGTGCCCTCGGTGCAGTTTGCCTCGCCTTTGCCGGAACTGGAGATTCTCCGCCGCCGGGAAGCGATGGGCGGGATGGAACTGATCGGCGTCGAAGGACGACCCTACCTGGCGGTGCACGGCGCCAAGGAGGGCCTGGCGCCGTATTACAACCCGCTGGATCCCCGCGTACAGAAAGCGATGGTGGAGGTCATTGACGAGCTGGCCGAGCGCTGCGCCAAGCACCCGTCATTTGCCGGCCTGTCGCTATCCATTGGTCCCAACTCCTACGCCCAGCTGCCTGGCAAGGAATGGGGCTACGACGACGAAACAGTGGCCCGGTTTGAAAACACCCTGGGCGTCGTCGTTCCGGGAGAAGGGGAAAAGCGTTTTCTCACCCGAGCGAATCACCTGCTGGGACCCAAACGAGAAATCTGGTTGCGCTGGCGGGCGGGACAGATCGCCGCACTGCATGAAAGGTTTGCCCGCAGCCTGACCGCACGCCAGCCGACCGCTCGGTTGCTGCTGACCGGCGGCGAGCTGCTATCCTCCCGTGCGATTGTCGACGAGCTGCATCCGCAATTGCCGGAAACGTCGACCATTGCCGACGCCATGTTGAACGTAGGAATCGCCGCGGAGCTGTATTCGGAAAAAGAGCTGGCGACCCTGGTGCGGCCGCAGAATCTCTCGGCTGAATCGTCGCTGCTGGCTTCGGCCGTCGATCTGCAGTTGCGGAACGACGCGGACGTGGATCGTTACTTTGCTTCTTCGGGACATTCGGCGACGATCTTCTTCCATCAACGCCAGCCGCTGCAGTTGCCCTCGTTCGACGCAGTCAGCCCGTTTGGCGCCGATCGCACCCATACCTGGCTGCTAACGCATGCCGCGCCTGCTGGCAAGTTCAACCGCCAGCGGTTTGTCCATGCACTGGCGGCGGCCGATTGCCGGACGATGCTCGACGGCGGATGGATGCCGCTGCAGGGTCAAGAGGCCGCCACGGCGGAGATCTTCCATCTGTATCGCAAACTGCCGGATCGCCCTTTTGAAACGGTCGTCTCCAAGACGCACCGGTCGCAGTCCGTGGTCGTGCGGTATCTGCACGACGGGGGCCAGACCTATCTGTACCTGGTCAATGATTCACCCTGGCCGGCGACGGTGGAAATCCACCTGAACGCCCCGATCGGCTGCGAACTGCTGCCGCTGACGCCGCGCCAGCTGCCGCCGCTGGAAGGCTCCGGCGAATCGCTCGTGTGGCGAGTGTCGCTGGACCCGTACGATCTGGCCGGCACCCGGCTGGACCTGCCGAATGTCAAGATTCTCGACTACACCTTCCGCTCCGCCGACAACGAGCCGATCGCCGCCGAACTGATGCGCCAGGTGGATGGGCTCAAATCTCGCATCAGCGGGCTGGCGAATTCGGAACCGATGAAAAACCTGGTCAATCCGGGCTTCGAAGACGCGCCGGTCGATGAAGCGCCGCCGGGCTGGGTTTTTCCCACCACCCCAGGCGTCACCTTCCAGACCGATTCCCAGGAACATCATCAGGGGAAGCATTCCTTGCGGATCTCCAGCAACGGACCGGTCGCCTGGATGCGCAGCTCCCCGCTTCCCGCCCCCACCACCGGCCGGCTGTCGGCCTGGGTCTGGCTGCGGATCAGCGATCCGAACGTACAGCCGCCGCTTCGGCTGGCGATCGAGGGTCGCCTGAACGGGAAGGTTTATTACCGGTTTGCTTCAGTGGGAGCGGGCGAGCGCTCGCCTGCCTTGTCAAACGATTGGCAGCCGTACGTGTTCCATATTGATGACCTTCCCAGTGAAAACCTTAGCGATCTGCGGATCGGCTTCGATTTGATGGGACCGGGCGAAGTCTGGATTGACGACATTCAACTGTTCGATCTGTGGTTTTATGAAAACGAACGGGACGAACTCGCCAAGAATATCGCAGTCGCCGACTTCCATCTCAGCAGGGGGAATATCGCCGACTGCCAGCGCATCCTCGAAGGCTACTGGCCGCAGTTCCTGACAAAGTTTGTCCCGCTGCGTCCCGCCATGACCGCGTCCCGGCCTGTCAAGGAAACGGAAAAAACGCCGGTCGGTCGCCCCCCCGGATCTACGCCGCCGGAAGAGACTCCGCAGGATCCACCCGCCGAAGCCCCGACCTTCTTCAATCGCATGAAGTCGTATCTGCCGTCGCGACTACGACCGTTCTAG
- a CDS encoding FAD:protein FMN transferase: MSDKRKTTRREFLRGEAAVEALADLTHGPATPIGQGAPGGKSAQSDLLLHFTRRAMACDFTVYLNARQYADGPDRAMDALDLVDELEDQLTVYRGHSEVSQLNRRATTASVALEWGLYALLRTADRLFQETEGAFDMTAGPLTKLWGFYRREGRLPGNEEIEAVRQQVGGELLEFDDALHAVRFRREGVEINLGGIGKGYALDEAAQRLRMGEVNDFLFHGGNSSLIAWGDRGGVAGQGWTVGVIHPMRPEQRLGELRLHNQALATSGAGSQHFYHKGKKYGHILDPRTGHPAEGVHSTTVLAPSAAIADALATAFYVQGPEFAKRYCDAHPDISLLMTTPGERAGEIGVHRANLTDEQWLPNNG, translated from the coding sequence ATGTCGGACAAACGGAAAACGACGCGGCGTGAATTCCTGCGCGGCGAAGCCGCCGTCGAAGCGCTCGCCGATCTGACCCATGGTCCCGCGACGCCGATCGGACAAGGCGCGCCAGGCGGGAAATCGGCCCAGAGCGACTTGCTGCTGCACTTCACCCGGCGGGCAATGGCCTGCGACTTTACGGTTTACCTGAATGCCCGGCAGTACGCCGACGGCCCCGATCGGGCGATGGACGCACTCGATCTGGTCGATGAGCTCGAAGACCAGCTAACGGTCTACCGCGGCCATAGCGAAGTCAGCCAGTTGAATCGTCGGGCGACTACGGCGTCGGTCGCCCTGGAATGGGGCTTGTACGCGCTGCTCCGCACGGCCGATCGGCTGTTCCAGGAAACCGAAGGCGCCTTCGACATGACGGCGGGGCCGCTGACGAAGCTCTGGGGATTCTATCGTCGGGAAGGCCGCTTGCCGGGAAATGAGGAGATCGAGGCCGTGCGTCAGCAGGTTGGCGGCGAACTGCTGGAGTTTGACGACGCCTTGCATGCGGTTCGTTTTCGACGCGAAGGGGTCGAGATCAACCTGGGCGGAATCGGCAAAGGGTACGCGCTGGATGAAGCGGCCCAGCGATTGCGGATGGGGGAAGTGAACGACTTCCTGTTCCATGGCGGAAACAGCAGCCTGATTGCCTGGGGCGATCGCGGAGGCGTCGCGGGACAAGGCTGGACGGTGGGGGTGATTCACCCGATGCGGCCAGAGCAAAGGCTAGGCGAGTTGCGCTTGCACAACCAGGCGCTGGCGACTTCGGGGGCGGGCAGCCAGCACTTTTACCACAAAGGGAAGAAGTACGGGCACATCCTTGACCCGCGAACCGGACACCCGGCAGAAGGCGTGCACTCGACCACGGTGCTGGCTCCTTCTGCAGCGATCGCTGACGCCCTGGCGACGGCGTTCTATGTGCAGGGGCCGGAGTTTGCCAAAAGGTACTGCGACGCCCATCCCGACATCAGCCTGCTGATGACGACGCCTGGCGAGCGGGCCGGCGAAATTGGCGTGCATCGGGCGAACCTGACCGATGAGCAATGGCTGCCGAACAACGGTTAA
- a CDS encoding ThuA domain-containing protein, translated as MKSILMGTALVAAVVVAFGCEANAVDVKPEIVEKIEAALPAEAPAKPKQPRKVLIFSKTNGFRHGSIATGVKALTMLGEKTGAYTATHTEDDAAFEPDSLMQYDAVIMLNTTGELFRPKNLPEDKKEREAALAREERLKKSLVDFVKSGKGLAGTHSATDTYKNWKEYNDMMGGAFVSHPWHMPVPIRVLDAKHPLNQVFGGEGFTITDEIYQFRNDTALPADRRMLLSLAPDFDGLTKGSREDGFYPVSWISTYGDGRTFYCSLGHRDEIYYNPAILKHYLAGFQYALGDLSADADPIDVPANTAVPAKN; from the coding sequence ATGAAAAGTATATTAATGGGCACGGCGCTAGTAGCCGCTGTCGTGGTTGCCTTTGGCTGCGAAGCGAACGCGGTCGACGTCAAACCGGAAATTGTCGAGAAAATCGAAGCGGCGTTGCCCGCCGAAGCGCCGGCCAAGCCGAAACAGCCGCGCAAGGTGCTGATTTTCAGCAAGACCAACGGTTTCCGCCATGGTTCGATCGCCACCGGCGTCAAAGCGCTCACCATGCTGGGCGAAAAAACGGGCGCTTATACCGCCACCCATACCGAAGACGACGCCGCCTTTGAGCCCGATTCGCTGATGCAGTACGACGCGGTGATTATGCTCAACACCACCGGCGAATTGTTCCGCCCGAAAAATCTGCCGGAAGACAAAAAGGAAAGGGAAGCCGCACTCGCCCGGGAAGAACGGCTGAAAAAGAGCCTGGTCGATTTCGTCAAAAGCGGCAAAGGTCTCGCCGGCACGCATTCCGCGACTGACACTTACAAGAACTGGAAAGAATACAACGACATGATGGGCGGCGCCTTCGTCAGCCACCCGTGGCACATGCCGGTGCCGATCCGCGTGCTGGACGCCAAGCATCCGCTGAACCAGGTGTTTGGCGGCGAAGGCTTCACCATCACCGATGAGATCTACCAGTTCCGCAACGATACGGCCCTCCCGGCCGACCGCCGCATGCTGCTCAGCCTGGCCCCCGATTTTGACGGCCTGACCAAAGGCAGTCGCGAAGACGGCTTCTACCCCGTCAGCTGGATCAGCACCTACGGCGACGGCCGCACCTTTTATTGCTCGCTCGGGCATCGGGACGAAATCTACTACAACCCGGCGATTCTCAAACATTACCTGGCTGGCTTTCAGTACGCGCTAGGCGACCTGAGCGCCGACGCCGATCCGATCGACGTCCCGGCCAATACCGCCGTGCCGGCCAAAAACTAA
- a CDS encoding UDP-glucose dehydrogenase family protein has translation MKIAMVGTGYVGLVTGACFANSGNDVTCVDIDKAKIEKLTRGEVPIFEPGLAEMVLQNVEMDRLHFTTDLAVAVANAEIVYLAVGTPQASDGSADLGALWSVVAGLARHLPPTAITVVKSTVPVGTNAKVYERLRELTDRDCEVASNPEFLKEGAAIDDFTEPDRVVVGVRSRRASEVLEELYRPFLQPDRPFLAMSPESAELTKYVANALLSTKISFINEMANLCERMEGDINEVRRGIGYDQRIGFAFLAPGVGYGGSCFPKDVRALACMAEEHGLKGQILRAVDEVNSLQKHVLTDKIEQHFGDDLLGRTLAVWGLAFKPQTDDIREAPALVMIDRLLERGVNLRVFDPEANANIRALYGDKLQYASTALEALNDADGLAINTEWSEFRQVEFETVKARLKSPLIFDGRNLYEPDQMRRHGFVYYSIGRLPVGVRGKRAPADCASVTQNG, from the coding sequence ATGAAAATTGCGATGGTCGGCACGGGGTATGTTGGACTGGTAACAGGGGCGTGCTTTGCCAACAGCGGTAACGACGTGACTTGCGTTGACATCGACAAAGCCAAAATTGAAAAGCTGACGCGCGGCGAAGTGCCGATCTTTGAACCCGGCCTGGCCGAGATGGTGCTGCAGAATGTGGAAATGGACCGGCTTCATTTCACGACCGACCTCGCCGTCGCGGTCGCCAACGCCGAGATTGTCTACCTGGCCGTCGGCACGCCCCAGGCAAGCGACGGTTCGGCCGACCTGGGCGCCTTGTGGAGCGTGGTGGCGGGCCTGGCGAGGCATCTGCCGCCCACGGCGATCACCGTGGTCAAAAGCACGGTTCCTGTCGGCACCAACGCCAAGGTCTATGAACGCCTCCGCGAGTTGACCGATCGCGATTGCGAAGTTGCCAGCAATCCCGAGTTTCTCAAAGAAGGCGCCGCGATCGACGATTTCACGGAACCGGATCGGGTTGTGGTCGGCGTCCGCAGTCGTCGCGCCTCCGAAGTGCTGGAAGAATTATATCGCCCCTTCCTGCAGCCCGATCGACCGTTTCTGGCCATGTCGCCCGAGAGCGCCGAGCTGACCAAATATGTGGCGAACGCGCTGCTCTCCACCAAGATCAGCTTCATCAATGAAATGGCCAACCTGTGCGAACGGATGGAAGGCGACATTAACGAAGTCCGCCGCGGCATCGGCTACGACCAGCGCATTGGCTTCGCCTTTTTGGCGCCTGGCGTCGGCTACGGCGGCAGCTGCTTTCCCAAAGACGTCCGCGCCCTCGCCTGCATGGCCGAAGAACATGGCCTCAAGGGCCAGATCCTGCGGGCGGTCGACGAGGTCAACAGCCTGCAGAAGCATGTGCTGACCGACAAGATCGAGCAGCATTTCGGCGATGATCTGCTAGGCCGCACTCTGGCCGTCTGGGGTCTGGCATTCAAGCCGCAGACCGACGACATCCGCGAAGCGCCTGCGCTGGTGATGATTGACCGCCTGCTGGAACGGGGCGTCAACCTGCGGGTCTTTGATCCGGAAGCAAACGCCAATATCCGAGCCCTGTACGGCGACAAACTGCAGTACGCCTCGACTGCTCTGGAGGCGCTCAACGACGCCGATGGTCTGGCCATCAATACCGAGTGGTCCGAGTTCCGCCAGGTCGAGTTCGAAACCGTTAAAGCCCGCCTGAAGAGTCCGCTGATCTTCGATGGACGGAACCTTTACGAGCCGGATCAAATGCGGCGTCATGGCTTCGTCTACTATTCGATCGGCCGACTGCCCGTTGGAGTACGCGGCAAACGCGCCCCAGCCGATTGCGCCTCGGTGACTCAAAACGGCTAG
- a CDS encoding helix-turn-helix transcriptional regulator: MLVSMIEEIRARSYKTNVNQTPVEALVAFCRSVLGLSVKTVHRAEEIPSEEDTSSPTLSVLDIGLADTAFDVAEVLRRGDGSASRIVFMGDNITDVCLDQALKLEAVGILSITESLDNLAADLQRILLGETRFSPVIAQRLAFDASSLKYRLKTQTLVSSLTARQLEVLRFLARGDSVKEVGRKLYLSHKTIDNYKYRIMKTIGVNDRVRLTRFAIREGLIQP, from the coding sequence ATGTTAGTCAGTATGATAGAAGAGATACGGGCCAGATCGTACAAAACGAACGTGAATCAAACCCCGGTTGAGGCCTTAGTTGCTTTTTGTCGCAGCGTGCTGGGACTGTCGGTCAAAACTGTCCACAGGGCGGAAGAGATTCCCTCCGAGGAAGACACGAGTTCCCCAACACTTTCCGTGTTGGATATCGGTCTGGCGGACACCGCATTCGATGTCGCAGAAGTGCTCCGTCGCGGCGACGGCAGCGCTTCCAGAATCGTATTCATGGGCGACAACATTACGGATGTCTGCCTGGATCAGGCCCTCAAACTCGAGGCCGTTGGCATCCTTTCGATCACTGAGTCCTTGGATAACCTGGCTGCAGATCTCCAGCGCATTCTGCTGGGCGAAACGCGATTCTCGCCCGTCATTGCCCAACGACTGGCCTTCGATGCGTCCAGCCTGAAGTACCGCCTTAAAACACAGACGCTGGTCTCGTCCTTGACCGCGCGACAGTTAGAAGTCCTGCGATTTCTGGCCCGAGGCGATAGTGTCAAGGAGGTAGGCCGCAAGCTCTACCTGTCCCATAAAACGATCGACAACTACAAGTACCGCATCATGAAAACGATCGGCGTCAACGATCGTGTTCGCCTCACACGGTTCGCTATTCGCGAAGGACTGATCCAGCCCTGA
- a CDS encoding 3-keto-disaccharide hydrolase — protein sequence MKMNWKSFLLNSTAVASLLACGLAIPAQAADGLWTSADDKSLPADFAVQGEYVGEVAGGGKLGAQVIALGDGAFQAVLFEGGLPGAGWDGKHRSLLDGQLKDGKATFAPATGDKKYLAGPPAQFSATSDFPPAGQKAYTAAVTGDKLTGQSEAGASFTLARTERKSPTFGMKPPQGAEVLFGGENADAWTGGRVDEETGLLNTDGKDILSKKKFNNYTMHIEFMLPFKPAARGQGRGNSGFYQVDHYEVQILDSFGLEGKNNECGGIYTKASPSVNMCLPPLTWQTYDVEFTNAVADASGTKTKNAMVTVKHNGVVIHQQTVIDGKTGGSRSAPEGTPGPIKLQGHGNPLQFRNIWVVEN from the coding sequence ATGAAAATGAACTGGAAATCGTTCCTGTTGAATTCGACCGCCGTGGCGAGCCTGCTGGCTTGCGGCCTGGCGATCCCCGCCCAGGCGGCGGATGGCTTGTGGACGAGCGCCGACGACAAATCCTTGCCGGCCGACTTTGCCGTGCAGGGTGAGTACGTCGGGGAAGTCGCTGGCGGAGGCAAGCTGGGAGCCCAGGTAATCGCCCTGGGCGACGGCGCCTTTCAGGCAGTGCTGTTTGAAGGCGGCCTGCCCGGAGCAGGCTGGGACGGCAAGCACCGCAGCCTGCTCGACGGCCAGCTGAAAGACGGCAAAGCGACCTTCGCCCCGGCGACCGGCGACAAAAAGTACCTCGCCGGTCCGCCGGCCCAGTTCTCCGCCACTTCGGACTTTCCGCCCGCCGGCCAGAAAGCGTACACCGCCGCCGTCACCGGCGATAAACTGACCGGCCAGAGCGAAGCCGGCGCCAGCTTCACCCTGGCTCGCACGGAACGGAAGAGCCCTACATTCGGCATGAAACCGCCCCAGGGAGCCGAAGTGCTGTTCGGCGGCGAGAATGCCGACGCCTGGACCGGCGGTCGCGTCGATGAAGAAACGGGCCTGCTCAACACCGACGGCAAAGACATTCTGAGCAAAAAGAAATTCAACAACTACACCATGCACATCGAGTTCATGCTGCCGTTCAAACCGGCCGCCCGTGGACAAGGCCGCGGCAACAGCGGTTTCTACCAGGTCGACCATTACGAAGTGCAGATCCTGGATTCGTTTGGCCTGGAAGGGAAGAACAACGAATGCGGCGGCATCTACACTAAAGCCAGCCCCAGCGTCAACATGTGCCTGCCCCCGCTCACCTGGCAGACCTACGACGTTGAATTCACCAACGCCGTCGCCGACGCCAGCGGAACCAAGACCAAAAACGCCATGGTCACCGTGAAGCACAACGGCGTCGTGATCCACCAGCAGACGGTCATCGACGGCAAAACGGGCGGCTCCCGCTCCGCTCCCGAAGGCACGCCCGGCCCCATCAAACTGCAGGGCCACGGCAACCCGCTGCAGTTCCGTAATATCTGGGTCGTGGAAAACTAA
- a CDS encoding tetratricopeptide repeat protein, with protein MLKKFTFALAATVCGLSYVAAQDLESLPPTPPAALQDAEPEMAAPTPPTATIEDSGDSRYSAGGYSESFQNQGGSSYSGSSGSYSSGNSGSYSSGNCASCQAAHGGASGSASGGSSGYASGGSSGYASGGSSGYASGGSSGYASGGASSTWYDPYYYGYYGNFYPNYGNFPQRGLPRGYNYFRRWQNLESPGSMTSLPYPYFYQAHFAAHPEQYFYPYNYYPVYYYYPEPSSYYYYQYPTAPVIVTQPYAPLTKNEVEADLEVAPTDQKFTALQVARAASRQAHKAGYRFVSTDGFEPELPQAAAEEASAQLMFANGFHAYWRQDYEGALKELKQAIAANRNDARAWYYQGLSELALGDENAAVNSFGQAVQLHVDHPEQATAINRVLERVQGDIRLELHRARQQAVLKRTAQPDLEG; from the coding sequence ATGCTTAAGAAATTTACGTTCGCGTTGGCGGCGACGGTCTGCGGACTGTCGTATGTCGCCGCGCAAGATCTCGAATCCCTGCCGCCCACCCCGCCGGCTGCGTTACAGGATGCCGAACCGGAAATGGCGGCGCCCACTCCGCCCACTGCGACGATCGAGGATTCCGGCGATAGCCGTTACTCGGCCGGCGGTTACTCCGAGAGCTTCCAGAATCAGGGCGGCTCGAGCTATTCCGGCTCCTCGGGCTCGTACAGCAGCGGCAACTCGGGCTCGTACAGCAGCGGCAACTGCGCCTCGTGCCAGGCAGCCCACGGCGGCGCTTCGGGCTCCGCCAGCGGCGGCTCCAGCGGTTACGCCAGCGGCGGCTCCAGCGGTTACGCCAGCGGCGGCTCCAGCGGATACGCCAGCGGCGGCTCCAGTGGATACGCCAGCGGCGGCGCTTCGTCGACCTGGTATGACCCGTATTACTATGGCTACTACGGCAACTTCTATCCGAACTATGGCAACTTCCCGCAGCGTGGTCTGCCGCGCGGATACAATTACTTCCGCCGCTGGCAGAACCTGGAATCGCCCGGTTCGATGACGTCGCTGCCGTACCCGTACTTCTACCAGGCGCACTTTGCGGCGCATCCGGAACAGTACTTCTATCCGTACAACTACTATCCGGTGTATTACTACTACCCTGAGCCGTCCAGCTACTATTACTACCAGTACCCGACCGCGCCGGTCATCGTGACGCAGCCTTACGCGCCGCTGACAAAGAACGAAGTCGAAGCCGACCTGGAAGTCGCCCCGACCGATCAGAAATTCACCGCGCTGCAGGTCGCCCGCGCCGCATCGCGTCAGGCTCACAAAGCCGGCTACCGCTTTGTTTCGACCGACGGTTTCGAACCGGAACTGCCCCAGGCGGCCGCCGAGGAAGCATCCGCCCAGCTGATGTTTGCAAACGGCTTCCACGCCTACTGGCGGCAGGATTATGAAGGCGCCCTGAAAGAACTGAAACAGGCGATCGCCGCCAATCGGAACGACGCCCGTGCCTGGTACTACCAGGGTCTGAGCGAACTGGCCCTGGGCGACGAGAACGCCGCCGTGAATTCCTTCGGCCAGGCCGTGCAGCTGCATGTCGACCACCCGGAACAGGCGACCGCCATCAACCGCGTGCTCGAACGCGTCCAGGGCGACATTCGCCTGGAACTGCATCGGGCCCGGCAGCAGGCCGTCCTCAAACGGACCGCCCAACCCGATCTGGAAGGCTAA